The Pogona vitticeps strain Pit_001003342236 chromosome 6, PviZW2.1, whole genome shotgun sequence genome contains a region encoding:
- the LOC144583484 gene encoding uncharacterized protein LOC144583484 isoform X2, with product MVVLRSLISGKMAEIYADMPIELSKDYSEFKKLVFLRFGINSEHLRQKFRKLTKKSDETFTQLGYNLERCLDRWLEQENVQTFQQLKNIVGLEQFYSLLQGELKYLVQERKRTDIRQAAQIADFISQIRGPVSYEEKGMRKTWDPKYSKEPGQGQAKMGSHFVGKTSGQSQSRNQILEGKEKSEKFTNRGSWGDKICFACQGRGHIASQCFNSTQKKEISPQKVNLKEAKSVYCIQNSQMSPSRDSPVAMGTHPEAAASSSEMDTSSGQSTEYQDLPIAEIRHCLSIQINSQLLESAGDRIKILGQNYTALRDTCSQVSICHSDIVPQGCIIPDQNVILKGIVKEIVSLPVADVLVDYQGWRGVWRMGVSSQIPTPCLIGTDLTKHVKSALVITRSQPEQREASNGNGSQEQEENIPQAEAFSLEIPQKSVFARDQIADPTLKSCFGEVAGKGLSPKHGLLYKEKLINIPKGGPEIKSQLIVPDKYRPMILEKGHLGIAETKQRIPQKYYWPKMGKEIKEFSQAYDTCQGERNSEDKANREDRNRDDYKNYMEDIDKTFIQLRQEHTEQQKQEHREVSELRTSEDEVKQVNFVHTKSKENQETSCYPEIVKLKTLEESNLKSAEVVSKEKIQLTEKADNSVSAPIAKTKQQETLSKKLKNKEVALEKVKDASKIKQVNKREMQGVLKKFILVIEIRKEARGKSMIRIAGYTQQEERNVRCIASPLKIIKVIRKDKKIQGLSRCKETLEKLQTTLKKSQHCIQRGRVQRCHHIQRGRVQRCQRIQRGRVKRHLHVVRGAEFQSVFNIIDVAGFETRAVLSKADEEDHQPAEFLSGKLQPRWIHRASRERKWDKRGWLLQENKPCKGKGQFGLCTDSILLMDLRTEKAYKNKLANWKRDLQDMNFKFRKERKTQKIAAEAWARRPIKEQIVH from the exons atggtagttttaaggtctctgattagtgggaaaatggcagaaatatatgctgatatgccaatagaactcagtaaagattactcagagtttaaaaagttggtttttcttagatttggcattaattcagaacacctcagacagaaattcagaaagctcaccaagaaatcagatgaaactttcacacagctgggttataacttagagagatgtttggacaggtggttggaacaggagaatgtacagacttttcaacagttaaaaaatattgtaggtttggagcagttctattccttactccaaggtgaacttaaatatttggttcaggaaaggaaacgtactgacattagacaggctgcgcagattgctgattttatttcacaaataagggggcctgtaagttatgaggaaaaaggtatgaggaaaacatgggacccaaagtactccaaagagccaggtcagggtcaggctaaaatgggcagccattttgtgggtaaaacttctgggcagagccagtccaggaaccagattttggagggaaaagaaaaatcagaaaagttcactaacagaggctcatggggagataaaatttgctttgcttgtcaaggcaggggacacattgcttcacAGTGTTTTAACtcaactcaaaagaaagaaatttctcctcagaaagtgaatttgaaagaggcaaagtctgtgtattgtatacagaacagccaaatgagtccctctagagatagccctgttgccatgggaacgcatccagaagcagcagctagctcttcagAAATGGATACTTCTAGTGGCCAGAGTACAGAATATCAGGATCTGCCAAtagctgaaataagacattgtttgtccattcagataaattctcagctactggaatcagctggggacagaataaaaattTTAGGACAGAATTACACTGCTTTACGAGACACTTGCTCACAAGTTTCGATCTGCCACTCTGATATTGTACCTCAGGGATGTATAATTCCTGATCAGAACGTGATTCTCAAAGGAATAGTGAAGGAGATAGTGAGCTTGCCTGTGGCAGATGTTTTAGTTGATTATCAAGGATGGCGGGGAGTTTGGCGAatgggggtttcttctcaaattcctacaccttgtcttattggtactgacttaacaaagcatgtcaagagtgccttggtGATTACGCGATCACAACCTGAACAAAGGGAAGCTAGTAATGGTAATGGCtctcaagaacaagaagagaacatACCCCAGGCTGAGGCATTTTCattagaaatacctcagaaaagtgtatttgccagggatcagatagcagaccccacgttaaaaagctgttttggagaagtggctggcaaaggattatcCCCTAAACATGGGTTGCTCTACAAAGAAAAACTAATTAATATTCCAAAAGGAGGGCCTGAGATTAAAAGTCAGTTGATTGTTCCTGATAAATATCGTCCTATGATTCTAGAAAAGGGACATTTAGGTATTGCAGAAACTAAGCAAAGAATACCTCAGAAGTATtattggccaaaaatgggaaaggagataaaagaattCTCTCAAGCTTATGACACATGTCAGGGAGAAAGAAATAGTGAGGATAAGGCCAATAGGGAGGACAGGAATAGGGatgattataaaaattatatggaAGATATTGATAAGACTTTTATTCAACTGAGGCAGGAACacactgaacaacagaaacaggaacacagagaggtgtCAGAACTTAGAACAAGTGAGGATGAGGTGAAACAGGTTAATTTTGTGCATacgaaatcaaaagaaaatcaggaaaCATCATGCTACCCTGAGATAGtaaaactgaaaactttagaggAAAGTAACTTGAAGTCAGCAGAAGTAGTATCTAAGGAAAAGATACAGCTAACTGAAAAGGCTGATAATTCTGTGTCTGCACCCATagctaaaaccaagcaacaagaaaCCCTATCTAAGAAACTTAAGAATAAAGAAGTAGCACTAGAGAAAGTTAAAGATGCatctaaaattaaacaagtaaataaaagagaaatgcaaggagTACTAAAGAAATTTATTCTAGTtatagaaataaggaaagaagctagagggaaatctatgataaggatagcaggctatacccagcaggaggaaagaaatgtcagatgtatagcctctcctttaaaaattataaaagttataagaaaagacaagaagatccaggggttgagcagatgtaaagagaccctggaaaagttgcagactacattaaagaaaagtcagcactgtatccagagag gtcgtgtccagagatgtcatcatatccagagaggtcgtgtccagagatgtcaacgtatccagagaggtcgtgtcaaGAGGCATCTTCATGTCGTGAGGGGTGCAGAGTTCCAGAGTGTCTTCAACATCATCGATGTAGCAGGATTCGAAACCAGAGCCGTGCTGAGCAAAGCAGATGAAGAAGATCATCAGCCAGCTGAgttcctgagtggaaagctgcagccGAGGTGGATACATCGTGCTTCGAGGGAACGTAAGTGGGACAAAAGAGGGTGGTTGTTACAGGAGAATAAGCCgtgcaaaggaaaaggacaatttggactatGCACAGACTCAATACTATTAATGGACTTACGAACTGAGAAAGCTTacaagaacaagcttgcaaactggaaGAGAGACTTGCAAGATATGAACTTTAAATTCCGTAAGgaaagaaagactcaaaagatagctGCTGAAGCGTGGGCTCGAAGACCTATCAAAGAACAAATTgtccactga
- the LOC144583484 gene encoding uncharacterized protein LOC144583484 isoform X1, with the protein MVVLRSLISGKMAEIYADMPIELSKDYSEFKKLVFLRFGINSEHLRQKFRKLTKKSDETFTQLGYNLERCLDRWLEQENVQTFQQLKNIVGLEQFYSLLQGELKYLVQERKRTDIRQAAQIADFISQIRGPVSYEEKGMRKTWDPKYSKEPGQGQAKMGSHFVGKTSGQSQSRNQILEGKEKSEKFTNRGSWGDKICFACQGRGHIASQCFNSTQKKEISPQKVNLKEAKSVYCIQNSQMSPSRDSPVAMGTHPEAAASSSEMDTSSGQSTEYQDLPIAEIRHCLSIQINSQLLESAGDRIKILGQNYTALRDTCSQVSICHSDIVPQGCIIPDQNVILKGIVKEIVSLPVADVLVDYQGWRGVWRMGVSSQIPTPCLIGTDLTKHVKSALVITRSQPEQREASNGNGSQEQEENIPQAEAFSLEIPQKSVFARDQIADPTLKSCFGEVAGKGLSPKHGLLYKEKLINIPKGGPEIKSQLIVPDKYRPMILEKGHLGIAETKQRIPQKYYWPKMGKEIKEFSQAYDTCQGERNSEDKANREDRNRDDYKNYMEDIDKTFIQLRQEHTEQQKQEHREVSELRTSEDEVKQVNFVHTKSKENQETSCYPEIVKLKTLEESNLKSAEVVSKEKIQLTEKADNSVSAPIAKTKQQETLSKKLKNKEVALEKVKDASKIKQVNKREMQGVLKKFILVIEIRKEARGKSMIRIAGYTQQEERNVRCIASPLKIIKVIRKDKKIQGLSRCKETLEKLQTTLKKSQHCIQRGHVQRCHHIQRGRVQRCHHIQRGRVKRHLHVVRGAEFQSVFNIIDVAGFETRAVLSKADEEDHQPAEFLSGKLQPRWIHRASRERKWDKRGWLLQENKPCKGKGQFGLCTDSILLMDLRTEKAYKNKLANWKRDLQDMNFKFRKERKTQKIAAEAWARRPIKEQIVH; encoded by the exons atggtagttttaaggtctctgattagtgggaaaatggcagaaatatatgctgatatgccaatagaactcagtaaagattactcagagtttaaaaagttggtttttcttagatttggcattaattcagaacacctcagacagaaattcagaaagctcaccaagaaatcagatgaaactttcacacagctgggttataacttagagagatgtttggacaggtggttggaacaggagaatgtacagacttttcaacagttaaaaaatattgtaggtttggagcagttctattccttactccaaggtgaacttaaatatttggttcaggaaaggaaacgtactgacattagacaggctgcgcagattgctgattttatttcacaaataagggggcctgtaagttatgaggaaaaaggtatgaggaaaacatgggacccaaagtactccaaagagccaggtcagggtcaggctaaaatgggcagccattttgtgggtaaaacttctgggcagagccagtccaggaaccagattttggagggaaaagaaaaatcagaaaagttcactaacagaggctcatggggagataaaatttgctttgcttgtcaaggcaggggacacattgcttcacAGTGTTTTAACtcaactcaaaagaaagaaatttctcctcagaaagtgaatttgaaagaggcaaagtctgtgtattgtatacagaacagccaaatgagtccctctagagatagccctgttgccatgggaacgcatccagaagcagcagctagctcttcagAAATGGATACTTCTAGTGGCCAGAGTACAGAATATCAGGATCTGCCAAtagctgaaataagacattgtttgtccattcagataaattctcagctactggaatcagctggggacagaataaaaattTTAGGACAGAATTACACTGCTTTACGAGACACTTGCTCACAAGTTTCGATCTGCCACTCTGATATTGTACCTCAGGGATGTATAATTCCTGATCAGAACGTGATTCTCAAAGGAATAGTGAAGGAGATAGTGAGCTTGCCTGTGGCAGATGTTTTAGTTGATTATCAAGGATGGCGGGGAGTTTGGCGAatgggggtttcttctcaaattcctacaccttgtcttattggtactgacttaacaaagcatgtcaagagtgccttggtGATTACGCGATCACAACCTGAACAAAGGGAAGCTAGTAATGGTAATGGCtctcaagaacaagaagagaacatACCCCAGGCTGAGGCATTTTCattagaaatacctcagaaaagtgtatttgccagggatcagatagcagaccccacgttaaaaagctgttttggagaagtggctggcaaaggattatcCCCTAAACATGGGTTGCTCTACAAAGAAAAACTAATTAATATTCCAAAAGGAGGGCCTGAGATTAAAAGTCAGTTGATTGTTCCTGATAAATATCGTCCTATGATTCTAGAAAAGGGACATTTAGGTATTGCAGAAACTAAGCAAAGAATACCTCAGAAGTATtattggccaaaaatgggaaaggagataaaagaattCTCTCAAGCTTATGACACATGTCAGGGAGAAAGAAATAGTGAGGATAAGGCCAATAGGGAGGACAGGAATAGGGatgattataaaaattatatggaAGATATTGATAAGACTTTTATTCAACTGAGGCAGGAACacactgaacaacagaaacaggaacacagagaggtgtCAGAACTTAGAACAAGTGAGGATGAGGTGAAACAGGTTAATTTTGTGCATacgaaatcaaaagaaaatcaggaaaCATCATGCTACCCTGAGATAGtaaaactgaaaactttagaggAAAGTAACTTGAAGTCAGCAGAAGTAGTATCTAAGGAAAAGATACAGCTAACTGAAAAGGCTGATAATTCTGTGTCTGCACCCATagctaaaaccaagcaacaagaaaCCCTATCTAAGAAACTTAAGAATAAAGAAGTAGCACTAGAGAAAGTTAAAGATGCatctaaaattaaacaagtaaataaaagagaaatgcaaggagTACTAAAGAAATTTATTCTAGTtatagaaataaggaaagaagctagagggaaatctatgataaggatagcaggctatacccagcaggaggaaagaaatgtcagatgtatagcctctcctttaaaaattataaaagttataagaaaagacaagaagatccaggggttgagcagatgtaaagagaccctggaaaagttgcagactacattaaagaaaagtcagcactgtatccagagaggtcatgtccagagatgtcatcatatccagagaggtcgtgtccagagatgtcatcatatccagagag gtcgtgtcaaGAGGCATCTTCATGTCGTGAGGGGTGCAGAGTTCCAGAGTGTCTTCAACATCATCGATGTAGCAGGATTCGAAACCAGAGCCGTGCTGAGCAAAGCAGATGAAGAAGATCATCAGCCAGCTGAgttcctgagtggaaagctgcagccGAGGTGGATACATCGTGCTTCGAGGGAACGTAAGTGGGACAAAAGAGGGTGGTTGTTACAGGAGAATAAGCCgtgcaaaggaaaaggacaatttggactatGCACAGACTCAATACTATTAATGGACTTACGAACTGAGAAAGCTTacaagaacaagcttgcaaactggaaGAGAGACTTGCAAGATATGAACTTTAAATTCCGTAAGgaaagaaagactcaaaagatagctGCTGAAGCGTGGGCTCGAAGACCTATCAAAGAACAAATTgtccactga
- the LOC144583484 gene encoding uncharacterized protein LOC144583484 isoform X3 — protein MVVLRSLISGKMAEIYADMPIELSKDYSEFKKLVFLRFGINSEHLRQKFRKLTKKSDETFTQLGYNLERCLDRWLEQENVQTFQQLKNIVGLEQFYSLLQGELKYLVQERKRTDIRQAAQIADFISQIRGPVSYEEKGMRKTWDPKYSKEPGQGQAKMGSHFVGKTSGQSQSRNQILEGKEKSEKFTNRGSWGDKICFACQGRGHIASQCFNSTQKKEISPQKVNLKEAKSVYCIQNSQMSPSRDSPVAMGTHPEAAASSSEMDTSSGQSTEYQDLPIAEIRHCLSIQINSQLLESAGDRIKILGQNYTALRDTCSQVSICHSDIVPQGCIIPDQNVILKGIVKEIVSLPVADVLVDYQGWRGVWRMGVSSQIPTPCLIGTDLTKHVKSALVITRSQPEQREASNGNGSQEQEENIPQAEAFSLEIPQKSVFARDQIADPTLKSCFGEVAGKGLSPKHGLLYKEKLINIPKGGPEIKSQLIVPDKYRPMILEKGHLGIAETKQRIPQKYYWPKMGKEIKEFSQAYDTCQGERNSEDKANREDRNRDDYKNYMEDIDKTFIQLRQEHTEQQKQEHREVSELRTSEDEVKQVNFVHTKSKENQETSCYPEIVKLKTLEESNLKSAEVVSKEKIQLTEKADNSVSAPIAKTKQQETLSKKLKNKEVALEKVKDASKIKQVNKREMQGVLKKFILVIEIRKEARGKSMIRIAGYTQQEERNVRCIASPLKIIKVIRKDKKIQGLSRCKETLEKLQTTLKKSQHCIQRGRVQRCHHIQRGRVKRHLHVVRGAEFQSVFNIIDVAGFETRAVLSKADEEDHQPAEFLSGKLQPRWIHRASRERKWDKRGWLLQENKPCKGKGQFGLCTDSILLMDLRTEKAYKNKLANWKRDLQDMNFKFRKERKTQKIAAEAWARRPIKEQIVH, from the exons atggtagttttaaggtctctgattagtgggaaaatggcagaaatatatgctgatatgccaatagaactcagtaaagattactcagagtttaaaaagttggtttttcttagatttggcattaattcagaacacctcagacagaaattcagaaagctcaccaagaaatcagatgaaactttcacacagctgggttataacttagagagatgtttggacaggtggttggaacaggagaatgtacagacttttcaacagttaaaaaatattgtaggtttggagcagttctattccttactccaaggtgaacttaaatatttggttcaggaaaggaaacgtactgacattagacaggctgcgcagattgctgattttatttcacaaataagggggcctgtaagttatgaggaaaaaggtatgaggaaaacatgggacccaaagtactccaaagagccaggtcagggtcaggctaaaatgggcagccattttgtgggtaaaacttctgggcagagccagtccaggaaccagattttggagggaaaagaaaaatcagaaaagttcactaacagaggctcatggggagataaaatttgctttgcttgtcaaggcaggggacacattgcttcacAGTGTTTTAACtcaactcaaaagaaagaaatttctcctcagaaagtgaatttgaaagaggcaaagtctgtgtattgtatacagaacagccaaatgagtccctctagagatagccctgttgccatgggaacgcatccagaagcagcagctagctcttcagAAATGGATACTTCTAGTGGCCAGAGTACAGAATATCAGGATCTGCCAAtagctgaaataagacattgtttgtccattcagataaattctcagctactggaatcagctggggacagaataaaaattTTAGGACAGAATTACACTGCTTTACGAGACACTTGCTCACAAGTTTCGATCTGCCACTCTGATATTGTACCTCAGGGATGTATAATTCCTGATCAGAACGTGATTCTCAAAGGAATAGTGAAGGAGATAGTGAGCTTGCCTGTGGCAGATGTTTTAGTTGATTATCAAGGATGGCGGGGAGTTTGGCGAatgggggtttcttctcaaattcctacaccttgtcttattggtactgacttaacaaagcatgtcaagagtgccttggtGATTACGCGATCACAACCTGAACAAAGGGAAGCTAGTAATGGTAATGGCtctcaagaacaagaagagaacatACCCCAGGCTGAGGCATTTTCattagaaatacctcagaaaagtgtatttgccagggatcagatagcagaccccacgttaaaaagctgttttggagaagtggctggcaaaggattatcCCCTAAACATGGGTTGCTCTACAAAGAAAAACTAATTAATATTCCAAAAGGAGGGCCTGAGATTAAAAGTCAGTTGATTGTTCCTGATAAATATCGTCCTATGATTCTAGAAAAGGGACATTTAGGTATTGCAGAAACTAAGCAAAGAATACCTCAGAAGTATtattggccaaaaatgggaaaggagataaaagaattCTCTCAAGCTTATGACACATGTCAGGGAGAAAGAAATAGTGAGGATAAGGCCAATAGGGAGGACAGGAATAGGGatgattataaaaattatatggaAGATATTGATAAGACTTTTATTCAACTGAGGCAGGAACacactgaacaacagaaacaggaacacagagaggtgtCAGAACTTAGAACAAGTGAGGATGAGGTGAAACAGGTTAATTTTGTGCATacgaaatcaaaagaaaatcaggaaaCATCATGCTACCCTGAGATAGtaaaactgaaaactttagaggAAAGTAACTTGAAGTCAGCAGAAGTAGTATCTAAGGAAAAGATACAGCTAACTGAAAAGGCTGATAATTCTGTGTCTGCACCCATagctaaaaccaagcaacaagaaaCCCTATCTAAGAAACTTAAGAATAAAGAAGTAGCACTAGAGAAAGTTAAAGATGCatctaaaattaaacaagtaaataaaagagaaatgcaaggagTACTAAAGAAATTTATTCTAGTtatagaaataaggaaagaagctagagggaaatctatgataaggatagcaggctatacccagcaggaggaaagaaatgtcagatgtatagcctctcctttaaaaattataaaagttataagaaaagacaagaagatccaggggttgagcagatgtaaagagaccctggaaaagttgcagactacattaaagaaaagtcagcactgtatccagagag gtcgtgtccagagatgtcatcatatccagagag gtcgtgtcaaGAGGCATCTTCATGTCGTGAGGGGTGCAGAGTTCCAGAGTGTCTTCAACATCATCGATGTAGCAGGATTCGAAACCAGAGCCGTGCTGAGCAAAGCAGATGAAGAAGATCATCAGCCAGCTGAgttcctgagtggaaagctgcagccGAGGTGGATACATCGTGCTTCGAGGGAACGTAAGTGGGACAAAAGAGGGTGGTTGTTACAGGAGAATAAGCCgtgcaaaggaaaaggacaatttggactatGCACAGACTCAATACTATTAATGGACTTACGAACTGAGAAAGCTTacaagaacaagcttgcaaactggaaGAGAGACTTGCAAGATATGAACTTTAAATTCCGTAAGgaaagaaagactcaaaagatagctGCTGAAGCGTGGGCTCGAAGACCTATCAAAGAACAAATTgtccactga